The following proteins are encoded in a genomic region of Cyclonatronum proteinivorum:
- a CDS encoding class I SAM-dependent methyltransferase: MNETEHKRDSLIQQPEKWISKIIRLTGFRNPEDVIYMLTQGYFPYMNYGMFPVQLSEKFSGHPEEAVNYLQLFELGRSFYPKQADILEIGCGFGYGAQLVAGAAKPKTLLSIDKSQKAISYAIRYMDTQKVTYRHEAFSDRIAPENSLDVIYTVESGGKFPREEDFETAIRLLKKGGIFLIANINTREGLENKRRFAAKAGFTCHAAQDVTPQVKAYLSSDKKMASFNASINKMPFYAPVLWRLFRSSIKEFARLPGSKSFDQLGVSEFYYHFCFIKTEDK; the protein is encoded by the coding sequence TTGAATGAAACCGAACACAAAAGGGACAGCCTGATACAGCAGCCCGAAAAATGGATATCCAAAATTATCAGGCTGACCGGATTCAGAAATCCGGAGGATGTAATTTACATGCTTACGCAAGGCTACTTTCCGTATATGAACTACGGTATGTTTCCGGTACAGCTTTCCGAAAAGTTCAGCGGTCACCCGGAGGAGGCTGTCAATTACCTTCAATTGTTTGAACTGGGGCGGTCCTTTTATCCCAAGCAGGCGGATATTCTTGAAATAGGCTGCGGTTTCGGCTACGGAGCCCAACTTGTGGCGGGTGCAGCAAAGCCAAAAACCCTGCTTTCTATAGATAAATCCCAAAAAGCCATTTCGTATGCCATCCGGTATATGGATACCCAAAAAGTCACTTACAGGCATGAAGCTTTTTCCGACCGCATAGCGCCTGAGAACAGCTTAGACGTCATCTACACCGTCGAGAGTGGCGGAAAATTTCCGCGGGAGGAAGACTTTGAAACCGCCATCCGGCTCCTGAAAAAAGGCGGCATTTTTCTGATTGCGAACATCAATACCCGGGAAGGTCTTGAAAATAAGCGCAGGTTTGCGGCCAAAGCCGGCTTTACCTGTCATGCCGCGCAAGATGTTACACCACAGGTAAAGGCATATTTGTCCTCAGATAAAAAGATGGCATCGTTTAATGCGTCCATAAATAAAATGCCGTTCTATGCCCCCGTGCTATGGCGGTTGTTTCGCAGCAGTATCAAAGAATTCGCCCGCTTGCCCGGCAGCAAAAGTTTTGATCAGCTGGGTGTATCAGAATTTTACTATCACTTCTGCTTCATTAAAACAGAGGATAAATAA
- a CDS encoding sensor histidine kinase yields the protein MCLFFAVIIWGLPQPAAGADDGVGFPLISNYTTSEYALHIQNWGFDSDADGNLAVANQGGFMIYDGVRWQPYTLPNATVFAVKSGPGDRLYIGGNNELGYFYHPTNSVPRSTGLRRYKSLSPLLEAQESIGNVWSVEIYGDEVFFMAERYLFVYDGAELTRHPVPDFFFRMAATKSGILLYDQTEGFLRFQDGRFQSWQADYDFKAAGFRGYTPFGDQELICDPQQCYRYDGAALHVWETSPAQLLEDAQVSAVQELKDGTLMVATRRFGLMHFHADGRFIRQIGSDQGLVHNTVYGLHEDGWGSVWAATLNGISRVDVSVPLRQFDDRSGLDEIVRRMVPAGDEMLLLTQDNIHRMSKTGALTLLAPQSDCTRYVHIAEIPYLRCRSQLMGFDGEQLLISPEIRNLQALGRWEANEDEEALIMATQSALLLGRVQNGRLLPQTLHQLYASNELPQGINAILYDERGYVWLGTESAGVYKFDIGEEEGQPVLRQPQRYLTEARNFRNIRRVLPVALHGEVLFLTWGYGVMRYQEADARMAVVTEFGPLFEDDIQFFWAAEDKQGAVWWRAGGTYLGSLPGESGGFSTYSGVLNLVEGSQSNYLTVAADGMLWISTENGLTRFNPAQSFDDARPFTAQLHRLVKDDVVQFSGELLGMAPVFAFSNSMKRFSWSANTFMGSTEYRVKLEGFDRDWTDWGSDTQRDFTSLPEGRYRFLVEARNVFGHVAASEPLVFTVTPPWHRSWWAYMLYVAATGSVFYLGFNIRLRRVTREYKMRNQISADLHDEVSATLSSISFFAQAIESGRKPEQNQRFLSLIRDSAGDAKDKISDIVWAINPENDDWQSFMVRCRRFASDLLESRGIKGQLQIDSNYTGPLNMHTRQHIWMIFKEIITNAVRHAEAGRVDVVMRVSGGRLTLVVQDDGKGLSETEQSDGNGLKNIRKRGQKINATVSLHSEPGAGTRWKLVIPV from the coding sequence ATGTGCCTTTTTTTCGCAGTCATAATATGGGGGCTTCCGCAGCCTGCCGCGGGCGCTGATGACGGCGTGGGATTTCCGCTGATTTCCAACTACACTACGTCTGAGTATGCGCTGCATATTCAGAATTGGGGCTTTGATTCGGATGCAGACGGTAATCTGGCTGTGGCCAATCAGGGGGGATTTATGATTTATGACGGGGTCCGCTGGCAGCCCTATACGCTGCCAAATGCAACAGTTTTTGCGGTAAAAAGCGGGCCCGGAGATCGCCTGTATATCGGTGGCAACAATGAGCTGGGCTATTTTTACCATCCGACCAACAGCGTGCCACGAAGTACCGGGCTGAGACGCTATAAAAGCCTGAGTCCGCTGCTTGAAGCGCAGGAAAGTATCGGCAATGTGTGGTCCGTGGAGATTTATGGGGATGAGGTCTTTTTCATGGCAGAGCGGTATTTGTTTGTGTATGACGGCGCTGAGCTTACCCGACACCCTGTGCCCGATTTTTTCTTCCGCATGGCCGCGACAAAGTCAGGTATTCTGTTGTACGATCAAACGGAAGGCTTCCTGCGCTTCCAGGATGGCAGGTTCCAGTCCTGGCAAGCGGATTATGATTTTAAAGCAGCGGGCTTCCGGGGGTATACCCCGTTTGGCGATCAGGAACTGATATGCGATCCGCAGCAGTGTTACCGCTACGACGGAGCGGCCCTGCATGTTTGGGAGACCTCGCCTGCACAGCTACTTGAAGACGCGCAGGTAAGTGCAGTGCAGGAACTTAAAGATGGTACATTAATGGTGGCAACGCGGCGGTTCGGACTGATGCACTTTCATGCGGACGGACGGTTTATTCGTCAGATCGGCAGTGATCAGGGGCTGGTCCATAACACGGTGTACGGCCTTCATGAAGACGGATGGGGCAGTGTTTGGGCGGCTACCTTAAATGGTATTTCAAGGGTTGATGTATCAGTGCCGCTGCGTCAGTTTGATGACCGCTCGGGTCTCGATGAAATTGTGCGCCGCATGGTGCCGGCAGGGGATGAAATGCTGCTTTTAACGCAGGATAACATTCATCGGATGAGCAAAACAGGAGCACTTACGCTGCTCGCGCCGCAGTCGGACTGTACGCGCTACGTTCACATCGCGGAGATCCCGTACTTACGGTGTCGGTCGCAGCTGATGGGTTTTGACGGGGAGCAGCTGCTCATCAGTCCGGAAATCCGGAACCTTCAGGCGCTCGGGCGATGGGAGGCCAATGAAGATGAAGAGGCACTGATTATGGCAACGCAGTCAGCCTTATTGCTTGGGCGGGTGCAGAACGGACGCTTACTTCCCCAAACACTCCATCAGCTGTATGCTTCGAATGAGCTTCCGCAGGGGATCAATGCCATACTATACGATGAGCGGGGCTATGTCTGGCTTGGTACGGAAAGCGCAGGCGTGTATAAATTTGACATCGGGGAAGAGGAAGGGCAGCCGGTATTGAGACAGCCGCAGCGTTATCTTACAGAAGCACGCAACTTCAGAAATATCCGCCGGGTATTGCCGGTTGCGTTACACGGCGAAGTGCTGTTTCTGACCTGGGGCTATGGGGTGATGCGGTATCAGGAAGCTGATGCGCGCATGGCGGTCGTGACGGAGTTCGGGCCATTATTTGAAGATGATATTCAGTTCTTCTGGGCCGCTGAAGATAAACAGGGTGCGGTTTGGTGGCGTGCAGGCGGAACCTACCTTGGCTCGTTACCCGGGGAATCCGGTGGGTTCAGCACCTATAGCGGTGTACTTAATCTGGTGGAAGGCAGTCAATCGAACTACCTCACCGTTGCGGCGGATGGCATGCTTTGGATCAGCACCGAAAATGGCCTCACACGTTTTAATCCGGCGCAGAGTTTTGACGATGCGCGTCCGTTTACGGCTCAGCTGCATCGGCTGGTGAAAGATGATGTTGTGCAGTTCAGCGGCGAGCTTTTGGGGATGGCACCGGTTTTTGCGTTTTCCAACAGTATGAAACGCTTCAGTTGGTCGGCCAACACCTTTATGGGCAGCACGGAGTACCGCGTGAAGCTTGAGGGTTTCGACCGCGACTGGACCGATTGGGGCAGCGATACACAGCGGGATTTCACGAGTTTACCGGAAGGCCGCTACCGTTTTCTGGTTGAAGCACGTAATGTGTTCGGGCATGTTGCAGCATCCGAGCCCCTTGTGTTTACGGTCACCCCGCCCTGGCATCGCAGCTGGTGGGCCTACATGCTGTATGTGGCTGCAACTGGCTCGGTCTTTTATCTTGGCTTTAACATCCGGCTCAGGCGGGTTACGCGGGAGTATAAAATGCGTAATCAGATATCGGCTGACCTGCATGATGAAGTGAGCGCAACCCTAAGCAGCATCAGCTTTTTCGCGCAGGCTATTGAGTCGGGGCGGAAGCCGGAACAGAATCAGCGTTTCCTCAGCCTTATCCGGGACAGTGCCGGAGATGCAAAGGATAAGATTTCGGACATTGTTTGGGCCATTAATCCTGAGAATGACGATTGGCAGTCTTTTATGGTACGGTGCCGGCGGTTTGCGTCGGATCTGCTGGAAAGCCGCGGCATCAAAGGTCAGCTGCAGATCGACAGCAACTATACCGGACCGCTGAATATGCACACGCGTCAGCATATCTGGATGATTTTTAAGGAAATCATCACCAATGCTGTACGGCATGCTGAAGCCGGGAGGGTAGATGTGGTGATGAGGGTGAGCGGTGGCAGGCTCACCCTTGTTGTTCAGGATGATGGCAAAGGATTGTCTGAAACAGAACAGTCAGATGGTAACGGCCTGAAAAACATCCGAAAGCGCGGACAGAAAATCAATGCCACCGTAAGCCTGCACAGCGAACCGGGCGCGGGCACCCGATGGAAACTGGTGATTCCGGTCTGA
- a CDS encoding response regulator transcription factor, with protein MDTEHEKEKAGMAKKVHNVIIVEDNVYMREGWKTFIDFEEDLHVLADYESCEKAFDNAALCQQADLFLMDIGLPGMNGVEGVRYIRKHFPDAVCVMATVFDDDKHIFEALKAGAVGYMLKNMSPYELIHAVRSALAGGSPLTPNVARLVIGYLQTPDEDLVPLTTREKTILEELSKGNSYAEIGKKLYLSVDGIRYHIRNIYNKLQVNSKSEAVTKAIQNRIINP; from the coding sequence ATGGACACAGAACACGAAAAGGAGAAAGCCGGCATGGCCAAAAAAGTGCATAACGTCATCATTGTTGAGGACAATGTTTACATGCGGGAAGGCTGGAAGACGTTTATTGATTTTGAGGAAGACCTTCACGTACTCGCAGATTATGAATCCTGCGAAAAAGCATTTGATAACGCAGCATTGTGTCAGCAGGCCGATTTGTTTCTGATGGATATTGGTCTTCCGGGCATGAACGGCGTGGAAGGCGTTCGCTACATCAGGAAACACTTCCCGGACGCGGTATGTGTGATGGCGACCGTATTTGATGATGACAAACATATTTTCGAAGCCCTGAAAGCCGGTGCAGTAGGGTATATGCTGAAAAATATGTCGCCTTACGAACTTATTCATGCGGTACGGAGTGCCCTTGCCGGCGGATCTCCGCTTACCCCGAATGTTGCCCGCCTCGTGATCGGGTACCTGCAAACGCCCGATGAAGATCTCGTTCCGCTTACAACCCGGGAAAAAACCATTTTAGAGGAACTCTCCAAAGGCAATTCCTACGCAGAAATCGGCAAAAAACTCTATCTCTCGGTTGATGGTATCCGCTACCATATCCGCAATATTTACAATAAACTGCAGGTCAACTCCAAGTCAGAAGCCGTAACCAAAGCCATCCAAAACCGCATCATAAACCCGTGA
- a CDS encoding thioredoxin domain-containing protein: MPNRLAQSGSPYLRQHAENPVDWYPWGEEALEKARQENKMIFLSVGYASCHWCHVMERESFQDQETAALLNAHFVSVKVDREERPDIDALYMEAVQAISGQGGWPLNIFLTPDTLPVFGGTYFPPTSHSGRPSFRKVLRRMIELYEQEPETIFKRADEIRTALQEDLLRHLEADSLQEAYFEEAAANLLEQYDEVDGGFSGAPKFPMAMSISFLLRYSHILGQKAPAKPAHHSLRAMLNGGICDHIGGGFHRYSTDNRWHVPHFEKMLYDNALLINSLCDAHVLEAAPEYEIAAEETFRFLRYQMCHPEGGFYAALDADSDGEEGLYYVWSLAETYEALTGFPQHEIRFFCDVYNISANGNWEGTNIPHVTTPVADYARLYGYALAEAQNILYRCREVMLSARHKRERPGLDDKIITAWNAMLLTALCKAARRFSSPKWELYARQLGRFLTTTMLQPDGRLYRVYISDDVSQPGFLDDYALLAEALTHLFELTGEPRWLQLADTLCEGLMQLFYDSKVQGFYYTAAHHERLLSRQRDIFDNATPSGSAAAITALWRCGKLTANTRFTQTATAAMRKLLPTAAKHPASFSYLLCSALQFYYHSEEVVISGPAPETFIPHYHQHPSFTRLLITTPKADAIPFPQFETKTNPEGKTLCYVCRNFSCEKPAVSADQLSR; this comes from the coding sequence ATGCCCAACCGCCTCGCACAATCCGGCTCCCCTTATCTGCGTCAGCATGCAGAAAATCCCGTAGATTGGTACCCCTGGGGCGAAGAAGCACTGGAAAAAGCAAGGCAGGAAAACAAAATGATCTTCCTGTCCGTGGGTTACGCCAGCTGCCATTGGTGCCATGTGATGGAGCGGGAAAGCTTCCAGGATCAGGAAACCGCGGCCCTGCTCAACGCACACTTTGTTTCGGTGAAAGTTGACCGTGAAGAGCGCCCCGACATAGACGCCCTGTACATGGAAGCCGTGCAGGCCATCAGCGGACAGGGCGGATGGCCGCTGAATATTTTCCTTACCCCGGATACCCTCCCCGTATTTGGCGGCACCTATTTCCCGCCCACCTCCCACTCCGGCAGACCCTCCTTCCGCAAGGTGCTCCGCCGCATGATTGAACTGTACGAACAGGAGCCGGAAACCATTTTCAAACGGGCCGACGAAATCCGGACCGCCCTGCAGGAAGACCTGCTGCGCCATCTCGAAGCCGACAGCCTGCAGGAAGCATATTTCGAAGAAGCCGCCGCAAATCTGCTCGAGCAATACGACGAAGTTGATGGCGGCTTTTCAGGCGCGCCCAAGTTTCCGATGGCGATGAGCATCTCCTTTCTGCTCCGTTACAGCCACATTCTCGGCCAAAAAGCCCCGGCAAAGCCCGCGCATCACTCGCTCAGGGCCATGCTCAACGGCGGTATCTGCGATCATATCGGGGGCGGATTCCACCGCTACAGCACCGATAACCGCTGGCACGTGCCGCACTTCGAAAAAATGCTCTACGACAACGCCCTGCTCATCAACAGCCTGTGCGACGCCCATGTGCTCGAAGCTGCGCCGGAATACGAAATCGCAGCGGAAGAAACCTTCCGCTTTCTGCGCTATCAGATGTGCCATCCGGAAGGCGGTTTTTATGCCGCCCTCGACGCCGATTCCGACGGCGAAGAAGGCCTGTACTACGTGTGGTCGCTGGCCGAAACCTACGAAGCCCTCACCGGTTTTCCGCAGCATGAAATCCGCTTTTTCTGCGACGTCTATAACATCAGCGCCAACGGAAACTGGGAAGGCACCAACATTCCACACGTTACAACCCCCGTTGCCGATTACGCCCGCCTTTACGGCTACGCATTAGCCGAAGCGCAAAACATTCTCTACCGCTGCCGGGAAGTCATGCTGAGCGCGCGCCACAAACGGGAGCGTCCCGGTCTGGACGACAAAATAATCACGGCCTGGAATGCCATGCTGCTCACAGCCCTGTGCAAAGCGGCCCGACGTTTCAGCTCCCCCAAATGGGAGCTTTATGCGCGTCAGCTCGGACGCTTCCTCACCACGACTATGCTGCAGCCCGACGGCCGGCTCTACCGGGTTTACATCAGCGACGACGTAAGTCAGCCCGGTTTCCTCGACGATTACGCCCTGCTCGCCGAAGCCCTCACCCACCTGTTTGAACTCACCGGAGAGCCCCGCTGGCTGCAGCTTGCCGATACCCTCTGCGAAGGCCTCATGCAGCTGTTTTACGACAGTAAAGTACAGGGCTTTTACTACACCGCAGCCCACCACGAAAGGCTGCTCAGCCGGCAGCGGGATATTTTCGACAACGCTACCCCTTCCGGCAGTGCCGCCGCCATCACCGCACTCTGGCGCTGCGGAAAGCTGACCGCCAACACACGCTTCACCCAGACCGCCACGGCAGCCATGCGTAAACTCCTGCCAACCGCGGCCAAACACCCCGCATCCTTCAGCTACCTGCTGTGCAGCGCCCTACAGTTTTACTATCACAGCGAAGAAGTCGTCATCAGCGGCCCCGCTCCTGAAACCTTCATCCCCCATTATCATCAGCATCCATCGTTCACACGCCTGCTCATCACAACCCCCAAAGCGGACGCCATACCCTTCCCCCAGTTTGAAACCAAAACCAACCCGGAAGGCAAAACCCTGTGCTACGTCTGCCGGAACTTCAGCTGCGAAAAACCTGCGGTCTCAGCCGATCAGCTCAGCCGCTGA
- the rimO gene encoding 30S ribosomal protein S12 methylthiotransferase RimO produces the protein MKTKPPKIHVHTLGCSKNDVDSEVLLAQCRANQFGISDKAEGSDVLVINTCGFIESAKQESINHILDGVRLKESGQVSQLLVMGCLSERYADALRTDIPEVDQYFGSNNLPEILHAMGGEYKYELLGERSLTTPQHFAYLKISEGCDNPCSFCAIPLMRGGHRTKPMDELVTEATLLHQKGVKELILIGQDLTYYGLDLYGSRKLDELLLRLSDIGFTWIRLLYAYPAKFPLHILPVIRERENICNYLDMPLQHISTNVLKSMRRGVTEKRLRELLGIIKEEVPGIRLRTTFIIGYPNETRDDFEALLQFMHDIRFNRVGVFPYSQEDDTTAFPLGDPIPKKEKMRRVKAVMDLQEEISLDHNMMLLGKQLPVLIDRIEGGVAYGRTEYDCPEVDNEFVVQGASDGFDTRELRAGHFYTAEITDVEPHDMFGIITGRLD, from the coding sequence ATGAAAACCAAACCTCCCAAAATTCACGTTCACACGCTCGGCTGCTCAAAAAATGATGTAGATTCTGAAGTGCTGCTCGCCCAGTGCCGTGCCAATCAGTTTGGTATCAGCGATAAAGCGGAAGGATCAGATGTACTCGTCATCAACACCTGTGGTTTTATCGAATCGGCCAAACAGGAATCCATCAACCATATCCTCGACGGGGTGCGGCTGAAGGAATCGGGGCAAGTCAGTCAGCTGCTCGTTATGGGCTGCCTGTCCGAACGCTACGCCGACGCCCTGCGCACCGACATCCCCGAAGTTGATCAGTATTTTGGCTCCAACAACCTGCCCGAAATCCTGCATGCCATGGGCGGGGAGTACAAGTACGAGCTGCTTGGGGAGCGCAGCCTGACGACGCCGCAGCATTTTGCATACCTCAAAATTTCCGAAGGCTGCGACAACCCCTGCTCGTTTTGCGCCATCCCGCTCATGCGCGGCGGACACCGCACCAAACCCATGGATGAGCTCGTAACCGAAGCGACGCTGCTGCATCAAAAAGGCGTGAAAGAGCTGATTCTCATTGGTCAGGATCTCACCTACTACGGCCTCGACCTTTACGGCAGCCGCAAACTCGACGAACTGCTGCTCCGCCTGTCCGACATCGGTTTCACCTGGATCCGCCTGCTGTACGCCTACCCGGCCAAGTTTCCCCTCCACATTCTTCCGGTTATTCGGGAGCGTGAAAACATCTGCAACTACCTCGATATGCCGCTGCAGCATATTTCCACAAACGTACTCAAATCCATGCGCCGGGGCGTAACCGAAAAACGACTGCGTGAACTGCTGGGCATCATCAAAGAAGAAGTACCGGGCATCCGGCTGCGCACGACCTTCATCATCGGCTACCCGAACGAGACCCGCGACGATTTCGAAGCCCTGCTTCAGTTCATGCACGACATCCGCTTCAACCGCGTCGGCGTCTTCCCCTATTCGCAGGAAGACGACACAACCGCTTTCCCCCTCGGTGACCCCATCCCCAAAAAAGAAAAAATGCGCCGGGTAAAAGCCGTGATGGATTTACAGGAAGAAATTTCCCTCGATCACAACATGATGTTGCTGGGCAAACAGCTTCCGGTGCTGATCGACCGCATCGAAGGCGGCGTCGCCTACGGACGCACCGAGTATGACTGTCCCGAAGTCGATAACGAATTTGTGGTTCAGGGCGCCTCAGACGGCTTCGATACCCGCGAGCTGCGTGCCGGACACTTTTACACCGCCGAAATCACCGATGTGGAGCCGCACGACATGTTCGGCATCATCACCGGGCGCCTTGATTAG
- the tatC gene encoding twin-arginine translocase subunit TatC translates to MSTTSQRQIMDRELPKAVPPQLQTDNMSFLDHLEELRWRIIKGLGGVLLGIIVAFIYSDFFIDTVLLGPVYKDFFVYQWIGLDAVDISLQNRRLPGQFFTYWGTLFVVGFIIGSPLFIYQLWKFIEPALESKEKRRTRFTAFSITGLFLAGVTFGYTVLVPFAVQFFAQFQLSDSVRNDIDITAYFSAVTMWIVACGIIFQLPMVSYTLSKVGILTPEFMIKYRKLAIVMCFVLAAFITPPDPVSQFLIGIPLFLLYQLGIYISRYVNKKRDKEIWGASGKP, encoded by the coding sequence GTGTCAACAACCTCGCAACGACAAATCATGGACCGGGAGCTGCCTAAAGCGGTCCCCCCCCAATTGCAGACCGACAATATGTCGTTTCTGGACCATCTCGAAGAGTTGCGCTGGCGCATTATCAAGGGCCTTGGCGGCGTACTGCTGGGCATCATCGTTGCCTTCATCTACTCTGATTTCTTCATTGACACCGTACTGCTCGGGCCGGTTTACAAAGACTTTTTTGTGTATCAGTGGATCGGACTCGACGCTGTTGACATCTCCCTGCAAAACAGGCGTTTACCCGGTCAGTTTTTCACCTACTGGGGCACGCTTTTCGTGGTGGGATTCATCATCGGCTCCCCCCTCTTTATTTATCAGCTCTGGAAATTCATCGAGCCTGCGCTCGAATCAAAAGAAAAGCGCAGAACACGCTTCACCGCCTTCTCCATCACCGGACTCTTTCTTGCCGGCGTTACTTTCGGCTACACCGTGCTCGTACCTTTCGCCGTGCAATTCTTCGCACAGTTTCAGCTGTCCGACAGCGTCCGCAACGACATTGATATCACCGCATACTTCTCAGCTGTCACCATGTGGATTGTGGCCTGCGGCATCATCTTTCAGCTGCCCATGGTTAGCTACACCCTCTCCAAAGTCGGCATTCTCACGCCGGAATTCATGATCAAATACCGCAAGCTCGCGATCGTGATGTGCTTCGTGCTTGCAGCCTTCATCACCCCGCCCGACCCGGTATCGCAGTTTCTGATTGGCATCCCGCTGTTTTTGCTCTATCAGCTCGGCATTTATATCAGCCGCTACGTAAATAAGAAACGCGATAAAGAAATCTGGGGGGCAAGCGGCAAACCTTAG
- the glyA gene encoding serine hydroxymethyltransferase: MAADPEVYRLIEKETERQNQNAEMIASENFASKAVMEAMGTTLTNKYAEGLPGKRYYGGCKFVDVVEDLARDRAKSLFGADWVNVQPHSGAQANAAVYLAMMKPGDKLLGFDLSHGGHLTHGSPVNFSGILYEAHFYGVEKETGRLDMNKIRDKAKAVKPRMISIGASAYTRDFDYEAFRDIADEVGAFLWMDMAHTAGLIAAKQLNNPLPWAHVVTTTTHKTLRGPRGGMILIGRDTENTLGVVAPKSGRVKNWGEVLDGAVFPGTQGGPLMHVIAAKAVAFGEALQPDFVTYQQQVIKNAQAMGRVLTELGYELVSGGTDNHLLLIDLRNKNVTGKDAENLLGRAEITVNKNMVPFDTQSPFVTSGIRVGAPAMTTRGMKEPEFEYLARLLDKAISKPTDEAVHDSVAAEVKALCERFPLYDFISI; this comes from the coding sequence ATGGCCGCCGACCCTGAAGTCTACCGGCTCATTGAAAAAGAAACCGAGCGTCAGAACCAGAACGCTGAAATGATTGCTTCCGAAAATTTCGCCTCTAAGGCCGTGATGGAAGCCATGGGCACCACGCTCACCAACAAGTACGCCGAAGGCCTGCCGGGCAAACGCTACTACGGGGGTTGTAAATTTGTAGACGTAGTGGAAGACCTTGCCCGCGACCGTGCAAAAAGCCTTTTTGGGGCAGACTGGGTGAATGTACAACCGCACTCCGGGGCGCAGGCCAATGCAGCTGTGTATCTGGCGATGATGAAACCCGGTGACAAGCTCCTGGGCTTCGACCTCTCCCACGGCGGACATCTCACGCACGGCTCACCCGTGAACTTCAGCGGCATTTTGTATGAAGCCCATTTTTACGGGGTCGAAAAAGAAACCGGCCGCCTCGACATGAACAAAATCCGCGACAAAGCAAAGGCCGTGAAGCCGCGCATGATTTCCATCGGCGCCTCTGCTTATACCCGCGATTTCGACTACGAAGCCTTCCGCGACATTGCCGATGAAGTCGGTGCTTTTCTGTGGATGGATATGGCACACACCGCCGGACTTATCGCGGCCAAACAGCTCAATAACCCGCTGCCCTGGGCACATGTCGTGACTACCACTACGCACAAAACCCTGCGCGGACCGCGTGGCGGCATGATCCTGATTGGCCGTGATACGGAAAACACCCTGGGCGTTGTAGCGCCAAAATCTGGCCGGGTCAAAAACTGGGGCGAAGTGCTGGATGGCGCCGTATTCCCCGGCACGCAGGGCGGTCCGCTTATGCACGTAATCGCGGCCAAAGCCGTCGCTTTTGGCGAAGCCCTGCAGCCCGATTTCGTGACCTATCAGCAACAGGTTATTAAAAACGCCCAGGCCATGGGGCGTGTACTCACCGAGCTCGGCTACGAGCTCGTAAGCGGCGGCACCGATAACCACCTGTTGCTCATCGACCTGCGCAACAAAAACGTGACCGGTAAAGACGCCGAAAACCTTCTCGGACGTGCGGAAATCACGGTTAACAAAAACATGGTTCCCTTTGATACCCAAAGCCCGTTTGTGACCTCCGGTATCCGCGTTGGCGCACCGGCTATGACAACCCGCGGTATGAAGGAACCCGAGTTTGAATATCTGGCCCGCCTGCTCGACAAAGCCATCAGCAAGCCGACGGATGAAGCCGTGCACGACAGCGTAGCTGCCGAAGTCAAAGCCCTTTGCGAGCGCTTCCCGCTGTACGACTTCATAAGCATCTGA
- the rpiB gene encoding ribose 5-phosphate isomerase B → MIIPIASDHAGFEAKELAKKALEKLGHEPVDYGTHDKNSVDYPDFAKLVATAITDGEYACGILVCGSGQGMCMTANKFPQVRAALAWSPEIASLAAQHNKANILCLPGRFVSEEEINAIVEAWMSAEFEGGRHLNRISKITPPTSE, encoded by the coding sequence ATGATTATTCCTATCGCATCCGATCATGCCGGCTTTGAAGCCAAAGAGCTGGCCAAAAAGGCCCTTGAGAAACTGGGTCATGAACCTGTTGACTACGGCACGCACGACAAAAACTCCGTGGACTATCCTGACTTCGCAAAACTGGTGGCAACCGCCATCACCGACGGCGAATATGCGTGCGGCATTCTGGTCTGCGGATCGGGACAGGGCATGTGTATGACCGCCAACAAGTTCCCGCAAGTTCGTGCAGCCCTTGCCTGGTCGCCCGAAATTGCTTCCCTTGCTGCACAGCACAACAAGGCCAACATTTTGTGTTTGCCCGGCCGCTTCGTCAGCGAAGAAGAAATCAACGCCATTGTTGAAGCCTGGATGTCCGCTGAATTTGAAGGCGGGCGTCACCTCAACCGCATCAGCAAAATTACCCCACCAACTTCCGAATAA